The following proteins come from a genomic window of Trifolium pratense cultivar HEN17-A07 linkage group LG4, ARS_RC_1.1, whole genome shotgun sequence:
- the LOC123921840 gene encoding protein DMP2-like has translation MDQKTQNETVTTQSTLNTETPTTTASTFSTLKKNSSGGIGSLIKLLPTGTVFLYQFLNPVVTNSGHCKTSNKTLTSILLVICGFNCLFSTFTDSYTGSDKKRHYGIVTTKGLYPSPESNTVDLSKYRLKFSDFVHAGLSLLIFALLGLLDTNTVQCFYPSFESTQKQLLQILPPAIGVIVGWVFMVFPQQRHGIGYPVSTDESHDTSKISVDTAVSPQNSTNNV, from the coding sequence ATGGATCAAAAAACTCAAAATGAAACAGTTACTACACAATCAACCTTAAACACAGaaacaccaacaacaacagCTTCAACATTTagtaccttaaaaaaaaacagtagtGGTGGAATTGGAAGCCTCATAAAACTACTCCCAACAGGAACAGTTTTCTTATACCAATTCCTAAACCCTGTTGTTACAAACAGTGGCCACTGCAAAACAAGTAACAAGACACTAACCTCAATTCTACTTGTAATATGTGGTTTCAATTGtttattttcaacttttacAGATAGTTATACAGGAAGTGATAAAAAAAGACACTATGGAATCGTGACGACAAAAGGATTATATCCTTCTCCTGAGTCGAATACTGTCGATTTATCGAAGTATAGACTTAAGTTTAGTGACTTTGTTCATGCTGGTTTGTCTTTGCTTATTTTTGCATTGCTTGGACTTCTTGATACAAACACTGTTCAGTGTTTTTATCCTTCTTTTGAGTCAACTCAGAAacagcttcttcagattctgCCTCCAGCTATTGGTGTTATTGTTGGTTGGGTGTTTATGGTGTTTCCACAACAAAGACATGGAATTGGATATCCTGTTAGTACTGATGAATCTCATGATACTTCTAAAATATCGGTTGATACCGCGGTATCTCCacaaaattcaacaaataaTGTTTAG